GACTCTCGATCTGGCGCGAGGGCGAACAATTGGGCAGCGTCTTTGATCCGGAGCCCTTTTTCACCTTTTTCTTGATGCTGCACAGAACGATCAGATCAAGATATTTGGTCAGACTTTGGCGAAAGCTTTGATTTGGAGAGATTTCTTGGGGAGATTCTGAGTTGGGTTATTAGACTAGCCCTATAGTTCGTTTTCGGGTGTTAGTAGTGGAGTTTCTAAGTTTTCAGGGGGGCAAAGGGGCGGGGCTCGACAGACAACGAAAGCAAAAcgaatttttgttgtttcgaaatacaaaatacaaaagccGAAAGCAGTTTAATTACTAAAgttaaaaaactataactaAAGCAAAAGGGTGGAGGTGGGGGAATTCGAACGCGTatatagatacagatacatctACAGCTACATATACAGaatagatatagatatagagGGCTTAATTCTGCTGAAATCAGAGCAAGAGAAGAACGCTTGGGTTTAGTCGGGCCAGGAACCAGGACGCACCTGTCGAAGAGCGAGGGCTTCTCCTTCTTCACATAGTTGCTGGGCACGTAGCCGGACTGGTTGCGGCTGTTCTGGACGCGCCACCAGTGCTTCGAGTCGTCCAGCAGCAGATAGCGCTCGTTCTTGCGCAGATCCAGCTCCTGGGCACCCTGCGCTGCATAATCGTACTTGGCTACCACGTAGCAGACGTCTTCCTGAGATTTGCCTGCGGATTGGATACAATAGGAACtgttattttcattttaaaaaaaagtatagaaTATACAAAGTGAGAAAACCAAGACTATAGGGATTATAACTTCATGAAATCCTTAGAATTTTATTGACTTGTGGCTTTCAAGGTGAATTTTCAGTTTGCAATTAAGATTTTCAACCAGattaaactattattttttgaaaatgttttgagTGAACCATTTACAGTCAATGTAAGGTACTTTAGGATAATACGGATTTGATTGATTTACAGCTGCTTAGAATAGTTTTAAACCCTGCCACAAGTTCAAatgaagaatttttaattaaaatataaataattgaataaagGTTTAAATTTCGGACTTTTAGATAGAGATTCCTAAACATTCTAAAAACAACCATGCCTGTATTTAGAGATTTTATAAGATGGAATggaatttaaaagcaattttagTTACTATAAAGTTCTAGGATTCCTAGTTTATGGTAATAATGCCTTTGTTCTTCTGTAATCATATCAGGAAATGTTGTAACTCCTTACAGTCATGCCTGTATTTATGGATTTTATTTGATAGAATGGaccatttaaaatcaattaggTATGCCATGAAGTTTTGGAATCCCTCAATCCTGGTTTTACCCCATTGCTCCTCTGTGAATATTGTATAGAGTGTGAAGTAGCAGCTCACCGTGCTTCATGTTGCCCGCCATTGGTTGGGTTCCAGCGTTGCCGGCGGCACTGCCACTGGAGGAGTTGCCGCTACCGCTTCCGTTGGCGCTGCCGTTGCCGCCGCAGTCGAGCGCTGGCTGTCCGAAGGTCACACTTTTGTGCTGGGCGCTGCAGGAGGAGGCGGTGGACAGGGTGCGGTGGTGATGtagctgctgttgttgttgttgttgttgctgggaGAGCGACGAgtgccgctgatggtgggcaGGTGATCCTGGCACGGGCACTGGCACCTGGGGACGGTACTGGTAGATCTGGTTGTTCTGATTCAGATTTTGATTCTGACTcagattctgattctgattaagattcagattcagattctgGTGCTGCGGCAGCTGTGGCGGATGCTGCTGCGAATACTGCTGCGAACTGGCTGAGGAGTCGGGGATGTTGCGCACAAATCGCTGGGGGTGTTCCAACATTCCAGACTGGCTGCTCCTCCGCCGCGGGGGGAttcctgctcctccagctggGACTGCTCCTGGTAGGGACTGCTCCTGGAGGCAAgaggttgttgttgttgttggtggtggACTTGGAGTTTGATGAAGAAGTCTTTTTTTGATGGTGATCGTTTGGTGGTGGTTATGTGTTGCAGCTGCTCGCTGCTGGCACTCTAAGCTTGCTGCAAATCGCCTCTAGCCAATGCATAATTGCTGTGGGGGCGTGGTCATGATGGGGGCGCAAGGCAGCGTAGGCGTGGCAAACGTAAACATAACGCAATAAAGCAAAATGaatgaaaagaaagaaagaaaaaagagagcaaatgatataagaaaattatgtttaattgtttAGCACTCAAGAAGCTAAGAAGCGTGAAAAtgattagtttaaaaaatacaatgcAAGTACTCAAACACGAATTACTAAATACTAAATAGGAAAACCAACTCAAAAATTAGCCGAGAGATGaatgtttgtttttggggTCAGCGAGCCGGCGATGATGAAGATGAATGAATAGAGTGGAGTGTGTTTATatgatgataataataatgatgGTTGTAGAGAGGGGAAGGGAATCTGGCCATTCCAGTTGCGAAGCAATTAAAATCTGTGCAAGTGAAAGTTGCCTCCGATGCCTGACTCCACTCAATTGAATCCAATTGCCAGGCGAACGAATGAGTGGCCCATCGGCCATTGATTTGTTTACTCGGAGGTTGCAGAACCGAAATCTCGCCACCATTTCAGGCCAAGAAAGACACAAACAAGACACAGAAAACACAACTGAGACATTCGACCGCAATGAGTCACGAACGGGAATTGTTGGCGGTATTGGGAAATTGGTTTCTTGGCCGAGATTTGTCGAGTGACATAAGGCGGTTAGCAGGCGGCAAAGAAGGTTGGTTGTTCCGGCCAGAGATCTCTGAAGAGCAACACGACGACGGGTTCATTGGCCAAGGCAGCAAAAATCAAAGTCAATGTCATAGCCAAGGGCCATCTTGggataattaaaaaccaataagTGTCGGCCACAAGCCAAGAAAACGCTCTTCTGGGGCTTTGAATCTAAGCCGTTTTTGGTTTCACTTTTCTATGGCAAGTGAAAGAAGGTTGGCTGTTGTTAGATCATAAACGACAAACTGATTGAgctgaaaatgttaatttatttttagatttttagcTATGAGTATTTCTCATTATAATTCGTGGAACCCATATAAAACAACACTTATTAACCGAAAGCTTCTAACAAATTCTTGTTAAAACATTTAGCGAGCTTCCTGCCTAAAATGTAgtcataataatattaatttgataaCAAGTGTGTTTGTTTACTTTCCGGCCGATTAGTTAAAGGTTTTTTCTTCAAACTGAGATAAGGGAAAACGCCttgtttatttgaaaacaaaagactACAAGTTCTAGattaacaaaccaaaaaatataaggcATATAAGTGATCcgttaattgtttattttactatCGATTAGTCAAAGGTTGTTTAAATCTGGAAGAACCCTGTTTATGAGGAAGTAGAGGAACTGGTCACAAAGTGATTCACTGCCTGCTattgtttgtgttttcattttttgtcgAGCGGAGAAAGCGGGGAGTGAAACCGTAACCGAACCCAGATAGCTACGGAGAAAGAACCCAAAAAAGATTATGTTTGTGCAAATGCTCGAGTGATAAGGGGGCGGTACGAGTACGAgtaagaggaggaggaggaggaggcccTGGTAAACATGAAACgcttggctggctggctgccAATGAACTGAACTGCACCACCGTTGGATTTGGATTTTCTTCTTTCTGGCTTGgcaattgttttgttattttttgcgCTTGCATAAGCCCAAGACATTGACATTACACTGGTGATAGAGAAATCGGGTGGAATACGTAAAGTTGTTCATATCAAAGCTAACTCTTCCCTGgctactttttaaaatgtcctattaatatgattttgaaGTAAATATATAAGATTAAGTTGATACTATTAGTAGAAAGAATATGTAAGCCACTTTTATCTTTGCAACTATCAAATATACAaacatatgttttttatatgatATGAACTTGAATTAAAGTGATAAGTtaattctgattctgatttggaataaatattgttatatttttaactttaaacattCCAATGCTGTTTACAgaaacttgaaaatattttgtacaacAACACAAAGCAAGGTTATTGATGTGACTAATTTGACATGacagttaaaaaatttctgCGTtcacaatatatattttttccgtGTACtcgtttattgttttcttgACAACATTTCGTCTATTTGAGAGAAAGAGGGAAGTGCTGAAAAATGAAAGAGTTGCACGTGCTCGACGGGACAAGCCTATGAGTTTATGAGGCGGAAAGTTTTCTTTCCCCTCCATTGTTTCCCGAAGATCGGTTCCAGGCGAGGGAGTAGTAGCCACCAGCTACTAGCCCCCGAAAACCATCATAAACAAATTGGTGGCCTCCGAAATGAGAGCATTGGGGTCTATAGGTCTATAACATTGAGTTACGACTTGGATGGGTGGGGGTAGGGAAGAAAAGGAGGAACTGAAAGTGGGCCATTTGTGTGGAGCAGTCTCTTATCTGGTGTCGTGGGAGGCAAAGGGCGCCCCTGTTTACATAAGATCACTCATTCTCTTGGGCCGCAACTCCATTCCCCAAGTTGATTAAGTAAATACTTTTGCTGGGGAATGGGATTCGAATGGGGtttcgttttcggttttcggttttcggctttgttttatttttttttgtattttttgggaTTGTTGCCGAGGGAGTCTGTGACATTTGCCGGCCGTGCCCAGAGATGCTGCGCAAAATCTCTGCGAGGTGGTGGATTTTCGGCAGCGAGAGGGTCGGCTTCTTGTCCTTAAAAATGGGAGTGAGGTTAGAGGGCAGGACTCGTGGCCAGTGATGGGAAAGCTATGCGTCTTGTTGTACCTAAACAGTGTACAAGTACATAGGTAtggtacaaatttaaaaaccatagGCTAGGATTAAATGAAAACCAATTGCTCCAATTCATTCTATTTAAATCTTGTGTCAATCAACTCTAAAACTATCAGCACAGTTCTAAATTATCTAGTTTTAAATagataattatattttctttacttCGATTTGTAGGAAATACTTCCTGAAGGAAGAAAAGGTAAGAGTTCACGTTATATCTGAGTTAGGCAAAAAAGTACCAGGTATTTAATAAGGCACCATTTTGTAGGTACTCTCTAACAATAGCCCTTTTGATGGCACACAACTAAATTACCTCAgtttaaatatacaatataaatatcatCTTAAACCAAGGataactttatatttaaataaaattcttctCTGAGGAACAAACTGTTCGAGGGAAAAAAGTACCAGGTATTTATTTAGGTAACATTTAATGGTACTTTTAAGGTACTTCAGAACACTAGCACTTTTGGTGGCACAGTTACCGGTAAACACACGACCATGGTTACCCAAAAAAAGGTGATGGGAAGCCGAGGGTTAAGGGTTGCAGCACTGCCACCCACCAGGGGTGGTGGACCAAAAGGACTACGCACCACCAGGTGGTGAGAGAGAGAAAGCGCAGGACCAAAGAGAAAGAGCcaagatagagagagagatgAGTGAGAGATTTTCGAGAGAGGCCACAAACAGGAGCTAAAAAGGAGCAGCCGAATATTTTGTGTGTACCTACCGGAGACGAAGCGATTGGACAACTCCTATATTCCTCCTGATTCTCCGCCTGGCACTCCTTATCCGTATCCTTATCCGCTATCCGTGTGTCCTTATCCTCAATCCGCAATCCTTAACCCTTAGTCCCAGCCCTTGGAAAAGCCAGAAGCAAATGGGAAGACATGTGTGTTAAGACGACACTCAAAACTCCTGGAACTCCTGGAACACCACACTCTATTTCACTTCCACTTTCCACTGGGCTATTGCACTTTACGCACACACTTTAAAACACaactttaattataatattatatatatatatccgagtgtgtgtgtgtgtgtttggggcGGGggtgcgcgtgtgtgtgtgtacataTGCTGCTGCGGCGAGTGGAAAAACACACAAATCCTGGGAATTTAACGATTTTCGAGTCCTCTAATAACCGCACGcgttaattacttttaatacCGAGTTGTTTGTAAACTTTTGGAGCGCTGATTTGcggttaattaattaatttttaatgattttgcCGGAGCCGTTTCTTTCACTCGCCCATCCGATTTCGATTAGAACAATCGATGCCAACATCGATgccatcgatgttttcaaaacatcggtTTCATCGATGTCTGGCGGGGcgacatcgatgtttttccatCTCTCCTATCGATAGGTGAGCAATGGTATTTTGCAACACtatttcttgtttgttttgattgaattacctgatattttaattttagctgTTATACCATGCTGAAAGCCGGAAAATTTGGTCTTGGGATCAGCAGATCATATACAGCAAAAGCCAAAAGGGTAGTTCTGGCCCAGGACAAGTCAAAAATCAAGGAATACACCCCGAAAACCACGGACAGCCATGAGAACCGCGTTTACGTTTGGGGATTCCAGGAAACTGGAGCTCTAGGCCTCCAAACCAATGTGAAGAAAGCCAAGGAACGCTATACGGAGATGGTTCATCATCCTACTAGGTTGCAATTCTCCAACAATAATGATATTACGGATGTGGCGGCAGGTTACGGGTTCACAGCCTACGCCGTAAAAAGAGATGACGGGGAGACACTTTTTGGCAGCGGCCTAAACACAGATTCCCAACTGGGTTTCCAAGTCAAAGGTAATCCGAAGGATCCAGCCAATCTGGATGTGATTATCTATCCCACAGCCATAAAACTACCCAGAGTGCAAGGAGAATCGGATGAAGATATGCAGGTGAAGAGCATGTCAGCGGGAAGAGCTCATCTGGTGATCCTGACCAAAAACGGAACCATCTTCACATTGGGCAACAACTCCTATGGGCAGTGTGGTCGCTCTATCATCGAGGAGGAGCGTTACAGCAAGAGTGCCCTGATCCACAGGATTCCGCAGGCGGATATATGCGGCAAGGATGATGAAATAGTCCAGGTAGAATGCGGACAGGATCACAGCATGTTCCTCACCAAAACCGGACGGATTCACACCTGCGGTTGGGGTGCAGATGGTCAGACTGGCCAGGGAAATTACCACACAGCCGGGCAGATAACCCTCATAGGAGGCGACATAGAAAAGGAGAAAATTGTGAGACTAAGCTGCTCATCGGATTGCGTTTTGGCCCTGAACGAAGCAGGCGATGCCTTCGGATGGGGCAACTCGGAGTATGGACAGCTGGATGACTCTGAACATGCGCAGACCCAAATAAATACACCCAGAGCTCTCAAGCTAACCAAATCCATTGGCAAGATCAAGGATGTGGCTGCAGGAGGATCCTTTTGCATGGCCCTCAATGATCAGGGTTTGGTTTACACCTGGGGCTTTGGCATCCTCGGTTTTGGACCCTTTGTGGAGCAAACTTCCAAGCCACAGCATCTCTTACCCCCGCTCTTTGGGAGGAATGACTTTAGCAACGCGACTTCGGTGGTTTCCATTGGATGCGGAGTCTTTCACATGGGCGCAGTCAACTCGGATGGAGATCTCTTCATGTGGGGAAAGAATAGATTCGGTCATCTGGGCTTGGGACACAAAAAGGATCAGTTCTTCCCCTTCAAGGCGGCCATCAATGGAAAAGTTACCAAAGTTGCCTACGGAGTGGATCACACTATTGCCCTTTGCAAGGCCTACTTCTAGATTTAACCGtgaaattgttattgttggtagtatctgtttaaaataataataatttaagtttaaatatatgcTAGTcgaaaaaacatgtttttgttaatattctAATGAAGTCGAAACATGTTAAGCCCGCcaataaaaggaaaacagcTAAAGATCACAAATTCGCgtttaatacatttaagtagttttaaagaacatttagATTAATTTGTTTCTCTGTCACTCGACGCATGCTGATAGTTTCCGTTCCTCTTTCGGTTTTTCctggtttggtttttggttttggtttttccaTGTAAATAGCTTCGATCTGAATCCGTTCTATACATTAATTGTTAGAATAGTTAAAGagcatatatataaaatatgtacttGGAATGCCGcagtgtgtctgtgtgtgtgtgtgtttgtgtgttgtACCAATCTCTAATCTGTTCCAATCTCTTCTCCATTTTAATTCCGCACCCGAGGCTAATACATTGCTCGTATTTGTCACAATTTCGTCGATCGCTTTGATTGCGTTCTAGGTACATTTTCGTTACGCTTCTTTACTAGGGTCGTCGTCCATGATTCGCTTAACTTGGCCAATGATGATATATATCCACCCGGAGTGGGGTGCATGTGTCCTGCTAACCAGTGTTAAACCAGATCTAGACCACTTCTAGGCATGGCTTCAAACAGATCTCACCGCTTCTCTTCGCTATATGTATAAATCGATTctaagtaataatttttttaggttGTGTATTCAATATGGGGTGTTGTAGCTTAAAATATCCTCCTCCCTGGATGCTCAGGCTCGTTGGTTAGCCTCATTTGCCTCATAGGCCTCCACTTCGGCAATATTGGCCAAATCGTACTCGATGACTCCCTTGCCCATGAACTCGGCGTATTTGCCGGAATCAGGCAGAGGATCAGCCGACCTCTTCGAAACTGCAAAAGAAAAGGGTATAAGGTATAAGGTTGTAGACAATGAAGCATGCAATTGGTAATTGGTAAGGCAAAAACTAGTGTTGTCTAGTACAATGTTACCTAAATCTGGTTGTAAACGATGAAACATGCAAAAACTAGTGTTATCTAGTAAAAGTTTCCCTTAATCTGGTCTTACCCGATGAAGCATTATCAGTCAGAGTAACAGCTAGGGTAATCTACTGAAATGTTTCTAAAATCTGGTTGCAGACGATGAAACCATGCATTTAGTTTTTAGTAAGTAAAAGCTAGTGTTATCTAGTGAAATGTTCTCTGAATCTGGTTGTAGACGATGAAGCGTGCAGTCAGTTATCAGTCAGggtaaaagataaaataacCTATTGAAATGCTCTCTTAGTCTAGTTGTAAACGATGAAGCATGCTAATCATTGATAAGTAAGCTAAAGGCTAGAGTAAACTTACTGCCCGAGACGAACTTCTCCATCATGTAGACCTTCATGTCGTAGCACTCGTTGGCAATTCGCTCCGAGAAGAGCGAGAGATCGGTGATGCGGGGCGTTACCACGCGCATCTGGCGCCGAACGCGCTCCGTGTCGATGTTGTAGTAGCCAGTGCTCATCTTCTTCATGAGATCCGCAAAGCTGGTGGGCGGCAGAGTGGTATCCCGATCCAAGGGCATTATGAAGCACCTGCCAGTGGTGGTGTCGATAATGGCCGACTGATTCTCCTTGAAGTCGTGCATGAAACGACCTCGCCGTCCATCCTTGAAGTCGGGCACATCCACGCGGGCGTATCCCTCCTCATCGCTATCGCCGTCCAGTTCGATGTCCTCGCGGAAGTAGTTGTCATCGAGCGATCCACTGTTTGTCATCGGGGGTCCAAAGTCGGGCATCAGGGAGCGCCAGTTCAAGGCGAAGGGTCCATCGGAGCGTGGATACACACGCGCCATTTCCATCGAGTCCTCTGGATAGGGAATCTCGCACAGGGCGTGGTACCTCATGCTGCCGTGCGATGGGGCGTATACGCGATATAGAGTCCATCCGCCCAATACACCCAGGAGCATCACGACCACGGCGATCAGGAACAGCAGAAAGGACTTGAGACAATGGTGCTGGGGTCTATTGAAGACCATCGATTCCGCATCGGCTTCATTGTCGCTGTAAGCCACCTTGGGCTGTGAATGGGAAATTGGGGTTTCAGTAAGGTGAATTTATACGTTTTTAGGGGATACTGCCCATGGGCGAAAATACATCAGCTACATTTTATATAGATTTTTCatacaaaagtttaaaaaaaaagtaagatAACGAAATGCAATTCTTAGCAGacttttttatacaaattatgaccttatatcgattttttataaataaaaacaatttaatagaaaattttatatacaaataagaACAACTTGGTTAGATTTagtttgtttgttaaaaaaaagtactcctcaaactgtaaaaaatatatagaataaaaccaaaaacaaattttttttgggtacaTAATTGATAACAATTTggtttaattcaaatttaatttaatactacAATCTTTATaaaagacaaaacaaaaatctaacAAAATACGCTAAAAGCCTCCTTGTTTTTGTGTTATAGCTGTTTTCACCTTATCAAGATATACTTGTTGTTTCCCAATGGAACAGTCATAAAACAGCGATAAAGTCGTCGGCAAGACGAATACATAAATAAGCTGACTCAAAGGAAAATTCTGTAAGTCCAAAAGTTGCCTTTGCTGAACAATAACTCTGCACTGTGTGCAATGTACGAAATGGGACTTTCCAGAACTAAGATTAGGACAATCAAAACTGCATCCCTTTGCTTAATCCATAATCACTCGCTTACTGCGCCGTTAGCAAGCACTTCTCagatatttcattttgttagTCAAACAATAAATGTTCCCCTTGCAACCATTTAGTCAATTGAAATCGCTTGCATGCTAGTTAGAGTGGACCTTAGTACAACCGTAAACACAACAAATAAGCACAAAAAtgtactaaataaaataaatgtgaaaataatctaaaggattttaataaaaaaaatttttttttaataaacaaatttttaactgacAGTTTATGTCAACAACATATTTATTGACGCATTTAAaggataaatatttttttcaaaacctcatttattaaaatttacttttgtacttttactttttattgtttatattattgtgcagtggtaaaatattaaagtgaACAATGCCAGCTGATTGCTGTCGCTGCATTATCGTAGAAACTTGATATGGGGCCCGATTGCGAAATATGTTTAGCACTCAAAACGGCTGGGAGTGTTCATGTATGACTGCCAGCTGATAAGACACGACTTTCTTTGGATACTCTCCACGTTCGCATACTTATCGAGGTCACTGTGTGTGCGGGGCCAAAGAGCAAAACCTGCACACACAAAAAGAATGATCTGAAATTGCAACCTAAATTTGGTTTACCCCAGCTGTCATGGCCAATCTGCAATCTCCACCAGCAACAGGAAGAGACCAGGAACCACCGCTGACCTCGAGAAATGCGAGTAGTCCTTGGCGGGGAAAGCCCAGGAAAGTGAATGGGCACACGTCATTTAACGGAGGGAGGTGGGTGGTGGAAATTGGGGGCGACAAGGACTTGGAGTGCGGGAATTCCAGCGGGGAAAAATCGATGGCCTGCAGGTCGAGCTGCCTCTGCTGAGGCTGCAAATTCGGATTCCGATTCGGAGCACCACCCCCCCTGGCAGAACTTGTGGCTTTTTTTGGGGGGCAGAAGGACAAGGGGGTGGGTTGGACACAAGGACACCTCTCGCAAAACGATTGCGCAAAAATGAGGCTACATATATCTTTTATCTGGGATATGGGGATATGGGATGGAATGCAAACTAAACTCACTGCGATTAGGGAGCCATGATGCATCAGCG
The genomic region above belongs to Drosophila gunungcola strain Sukarami chromosome 2L unlocalized genomic scaffold, Dgunungcola_SK_2 000037F, whole genome shotgun sequence and contains:
- the LOC128253480 gene encoding RCC1-like G exchanging factor-like protein; translation: MLKAGKFGLGISRSYTAKAKRVVLAQDKSKIKEYTPKTTDSHENRVYVWGFQETGALGLQTNVKKAKERYTEMVHHPTRLQFSNNNDITDVAAGYGFTAYAVKRDDGETLFGSGLNTDSQLGFQVKGNPKDPANLDVIIYPTAIKLPRVQGESDEDMQVKSMSAGRAHLVILTKNGTIFTLGNNSYGQCGRSIIEEERYSKSALIHRIPQADICGKDDEIVQVECGQDHSMFLTKTGRIHTCGWGADGQTGQGNYHTAGQITLIGGDIEKEKIVRLSCSSDCVLALNEAGDAFGWGNSEYGQLDDSEHAQTQINTPRALKLTKSIGKIKDVAAGGSFCMALNDQGLVYTWGFGILGFGPFVEQTSKPQHLLPPLFGRNDFSNATSVVSIGCGVFHMGAVNSDGDLFMWGKNRFGHLGLGHKKDQFFPFKAAINGKVTKVAYGVDHTIALCKAYF
- the LOC128253485 gene encoding integral membrane protein 2B; protein product: MTILGKLRGEITDQEKVPLPMNLNDEALMHHGSLIAPKVAYSDNEADAESMVFNRPQHHCLKSFLLFLIAVVVMLLGVLGGWTLYRVYAPSHGSMRYHALCEIPYPEDSMEMARVYPRSDGPFALNWRSLMPDFGPPMTNSGSLDDNYFREDIELDGDSDEEGYARVDVPDFKDGRRGRFMHDFKENQSAIIDTTTGRCFIMPLDRDTTLPPTSFADLMKKMSTGYYNIDTERVRRQMRVVTPRITDLSLFSERIANECYDMKVYMMEKFVSGISKRSADPLPDSGKYAEFMGKGVIEYDLANIAEVEAYEANEANQRA